The Streptococcus downei MFe28 DNA window ACGGGTGCCTCAGCTCAATGGTTTGGAAAATCTCAACCTGGACTTGGACCGTGGACGCATCAAGGTCAATGACTACCAAGAAACCTCTATTCCTGGTATCTACGCCCCTGGTGATGTCAATGGCCGTCGGATGCTGGCCCATGCGGCCTATCGGATGGGTGAAGTAGCAGCAGAAAATGCGGTTTGGGGTAATGTCCGCAAGGCCCATCTTGACTATACACCAGCGGCTGTCTACACCCATCCAGAAGTGGCCATGTGTGGGCTTACCGAGGATGCTGCGCGTCAAAAGTATGGTAGTGTCTTGATTGGTAAGGTCAGCTTCACAGGTAATGGCCGGGCTCTAGCCTCTAATGAGGCTCAAGGCTTTGTCAAGGTCATCGCTGATAGCAAATATCATGAAATCCTCGGTGTCCATATCATCGGACCGTCAGCTGCTGAGATGATTAATGAAGCTGCCACCATCATGGAAAATGAATTGACCGTTGATGAACTTTTACTCTCTATCCACGGCCACCCAACCTTCTCAGAAGTCCTCTATGAAGCCTTTGCAGATGTTCTGGGAGAAGCCATCCACAATCCCCCAAAACGTAAATAGGAACCCAAGCTATTTAATAGGAAAAGAGTACCCCAATCGGACTCTTTTCTTTTAAGTTTTTCAGAATGAATATGCCAATCTTCAATTAATATAGAAGGAAGGAAAATCCATGAAGTATATCGTCAATCATTCCCACAATCCTGCCTACAATGTTGCCTTAGAGGCCTATGCCTTTCGTGAGCTAGTTGATGAGGATGAACTCTTTATCCTCTGGATTAATGAGCCAGCTATCATCATCGGTCGCCACCAAAATGCTATTCAAGAGATTAATAAGGAATATACCGATGGTCACGGCATCCATGTAGTCCGTCGCCTATCAGGGGGTGGGGCGGTTTATCATGACCTCAATAATCTTAACTACACCATTATCTCAAACAAGTCTGATGAAGGGGCCTTTGACTTCAAGACCTTCTCCAAACCTGTTATCGAAACCTTAGCGGACCTAGGTGTCAAGGCCGAATTTTCTGGACGCAATGACCTAGAAATTGCAGGTAAGAAAATCTGTGGCAATGCCCAAGCTTATTATAAGGGGCGCATGATGCACCACGGATGCCTCCTCTTTGATGTTGATATGTCAGTCTTGGCTAAGGCACTCAAGGTCAGCAAGGACAAGATCGAATCCAAGGGGGTCAAGTCTGTCAAGGCAAGGGTGACCAATATCCTCAGCCAATTGCCGGAAAAGATTAGCGTAGAAGAATTTTCCGATAAGATCTTGGACAAGATGAAGGAGCTCTACCCTGGCATGACAGAGTACCAACTTAATGAAGCAGACTTAGCTAGAATTGACCAGTTGTACCGAGAACAATTCAACACCTGGGACTGGACCTATGGACAGGCCCCCGAATATACTGTCGAACGCAATGTCCGCTATACAGCCGGAAAAATTAATACCTTTGCTAAGGTCGAGAACTCTGTTATTAAGGGGATTAAAATCTATGGGGACTTTTTCGGCGTTTTAGATGTTAGCGACGTTGAGCGGGCCTTGCTTGGCAGCCACTATGAATACAGCGATGTATTGGAGCATCTCAAGGCCCTTGATATTAGTCACTACTTCTCAGGGATTAGTCAAGAAGAAGTCGCAAAAGCTATCGTTGCCTCGTAACTTTTTGCGGTATGTAACATTGCTTTGAAAGAAAAATTACTTTAAATTAACAAATATTACATAAAAAACACAAGAACATTGAATTTTTTTATAAAATATTCTTAAAGGGCGTATGAGTTTGATTTTTGATAACCATTTTGTTACACTAATTGACATAGCAAGACGTTTACATGAAAAATATTGTTGTAACAATTGCTAAATCTTTATAATCTAGAAGGGTTACAAAATGGGAAAGAAGAAATTGACGCAATACTCACTTCTTAGTGGTTTGGTATTGACTACACTAGCTGCAGGTCAGCAAGTACTTGCGGATGAAGCTACAGACACAAGTGCTAACACAGCAACTGATAACCAGGCTTCACAAGTTTCAACTACAGGACCTCAAGTTAAGGTTATTGATCAACAAACTGAAGGCAACAAAACAACAACAACATCTGAAGTTACATCACCTGAACTGACACAAGCCGTTAATGATGTTAATAGCTTCAATCAAGCTAACACACCATCAACTGACAACACTAACAAGGGTGATACTGACAAGAGTGGTGCACAAGATGCTAACACAACGCAATCAAACGTTGTTGTTCCACCAGTGACAATCTCTCAAGGTGAAACCAAGACTTATGCTACGGTTGAAGAAGCAGATGCTGCCAATAAGGCACAAGCCCAAGAAATTCAAAACACTTTGGCTCAGTACCAAAAAGATGTTGCTGACTATAAAGAAAAATTAGCTAATTACAACAAGGCAAATGAAGAATATGTTGCTGCTAAGGCTGCATATGATGAAAAGGTTAAAGCCTACAATGACTACCAAGCTAAGGTTAAAGATTTGACAAACCCTGAAAATGCAGAAGTTGCTAAGGGACTTGTCTTCAACAATGAACCAAATGCTGTAGTTTCTGTTGATGGTGTTAAACAATACGTTACCAAAGAAGCTCAAGGTAAGCACGTTCAAGACGAAATTCTTCAACAATTCAATACTGATAAGTACTCAGATTCTGATTTCACTTCAGAAAATCCATATGCGCCTAACGAAGACTCATGGTTCAAGATGAATGTTGGTGATACTGTTACTGCAACATATACAAATCTTGGAAATGCTGAATATCTCGGAACTAAGATTGGTAAAGTTGTTACAACTTACAAGTTGACTGATTCAACCAGCAACGATGGTTCAGCTATTGTAAAACTCTACCATGACCCAACCAAGACTATCTTCATTGGTGCCCAAACTTCAGATGATCCATCTAAAGCTATCAAGGCGGACATACAAGTTAAGTTCTACGATGAAAATGGTAACTTGATTAATATCAATGGTGATAACTCAGTTATCAGCTTGGCTTCACTTAACCACTGGACAACCCAATATGGCGATCATGTTGAAAAAGTTCTCAATATTGGTAATAACAAGTTTGTTGCCTTCAACGATTCTTCAATCAAACTCAATGCTGATGGTGCTATCTACTCACCAAACGATAATGAATTTGTTAACAATGGCGCAGCCCTCAATAGTGATGGTGAAGATGGTTGGGATAAGATTAACCCAGACGGTGAAAAGCGTACAGCTTCATCTACCTACGGTGCAGCTGCTATGACCTACAATGGTGAACCATTCTCTATCTCAGCTTCAGGTAACAATGCTGAAATCCCAACAGCTATCTGGTTTGCTGTTAACTCCCTAGCGGTTCAAAAACCAGGTGAAGCTCCTGTAGCTCCAGAAATGCCTAAGTTGAGTGCTTCTAAGATCGTTGTTAACAATGCTCAAGTTAAGCAAACGGCTGATAACGAAGTTCCAAAACCTGAAGAACCAACTCCAGAAACTCCAACAACGCCTAACACACCAACGAAGCCAGAGAATCCAACTCCTGAAGAGCCTTCAACTCCGGAGACTCCTAAGACTACGACTCCAACACCAGAAAAGCCTAGCACTCCAGCTAAGCCACAGGCACCATCAACTTCTAAGGAAGTAGCGCCTAAGGCTCAAGCTCCACAACCTGCAGCTCAACCGGCTCAACAAGCCCAAGCACTTCCACAAACAGGCGATGCTAACAGTTACGGTGTCGCAGTCTTCGGTGCAGGAATCGTTGCCTTCTCTACTTTGACCCTTCTTGGAAGCATGAAGCGTAAAGAAGACTAAGGAAGACTTTTCCTTAATTTGATAAAATACGTAAAGACCTGCTCATCGCTTGGATGACAGGTCTTTTTATGTGGACAAGTTGAGATTATGAGGGGCTGGTAAATCATTTCCATGCTTGTAAACGAAACCAAAATCAATATTGTTTTGTAGACGCTTGGACTAATTTGACCTGCCTTGATAAGGAATTTATACTCTTCGAAAATCAAAATTTATCGTCGTTAACTCATCTTGCCGTACCTACTGAGGAAAGCGAAGTTTTCCCCATTTTCAACCTCAAAAGGTCTTCCAGACCTTTTGAGCTATCTTCAGTTTGTGCGATGCGGAGCAAAGTTGGTCGATTTCACCAACTTTGTGAGGTTAGTAAGAGAGCTAGGCAACCGCTATGAAGATTGCCGTTTGGGAGTAAGACAGAAGGGTGACTAGCTGCCTGCTGTGCCACAAAGTGGCACAAAGATAGCAGACACCTACTGCGACATCAGTCACTTTAGTGACTTGATGTCATTGCTCCTTGCCTCGGCTAATTTCGATTTTCATTGAGTATTAGTTTGATACTTAAAATAACAGAACATTTGCAATATGTGACAAGGTCTTGATAACTCCTTAAGTTAAATTTACATTTTATGACAATGAGAAATAAGACAAGCTTTTCTGCTATAATACAGGTGTTAGCGATTTCATTAAGAAATTCGTAAGTTAACTAAAGCAATTAGGAAGAAAAAGGAGAATTTTCATGTCAAAAAAACTAAAATCTTATACACTTTTTAGTGGGCTTTTACTGGCGACTGCTCTGATTGCCAACCCAGCTTTTGCGGATGAAAATCAGGCAAGAACTCCTAATCCTGACCAAAATCAGGTTCAAGGAGGCCAGTCCAACCAAGCCCAGGCTAAGCAGAATCAGTCTAGCCAGGACCAAAACTCTGGTCAGGTTTCATCTGAACAAACTCAAGTGACGCCAGTTCCTAATCAAGCAGGAAATCAAACGGCAGACACGACCTACCAGGTGACGAGCAAGGAATTGACCGATGCCCTAGCTAGTGTGGACAGCTTCAATCAGAAAAACAAGTTGAGCGGGTACCAAGCCGTGACTGTTGAAGAAGGTCAGGCTCAGAATCAGCCATCCGTTACAGCTGCTGACCAAGATAACAAGGCTCAAGCCAAGGCTATCCAGGAGCAGTTGACCGCCTATCAGTCAGAGGTTGACGGCCTTCCAGCTAAGCAGGATCAGTACCAAAAAGACTTGGCTGCCTACAAGGATAAGCAGACTGAATACCAGGCGCAAAAGGCTGCCTATGATGACTACAAGAAGCAGGTCGAGGCTGGCGTTGATGCAGGTAAAATTGAGAAAGCTCAGGGCTTGATTTATAAGAGTGAGCCCAATGCCCTAATTAGCCTTGAAGGTGTTGATCAATACCTAACCAAGGAAGCAGTTGAAGCCCATAGTTCTGATGGTTTCTTGGATCAGTTCAATACCGATAAATACAAGGACCCAGCGACTGACACCTACAAGGCGGAGGAATTTACCAAGAATAACCCTTATTCTGGCAAGGAAGATGTCCGCTTCAAGATGAAGGCAGGCGATACAGTAACAGCGACCTACACAGGCCTTGAGAATTCTTACTATGATGGTAAGAAATTGAGTAAGGTTGTCGTAACCTATAAGCTTAATAATTCGACCAATAATGAAAACGATGCTATTGTTCAGCTCTTCCATGATCCGACCAAGACTATCGTCATCGGAGCGCAAACGGTTAAGACTGGGCCTGATAACAATATCAGCGTGACCATCCAGCCAACCTTCTATGACGATGCTGGAAATCCCGTTGATTTAAGCGACAATAAGGCTATCATGGGACTGTCCTCGCTCAACCACTGGACGACAGAGTTTGGGGACCACGTTGAAAAGGTTACTGTGGGTGGTAATGACTACATCCAGATTCCTGGCTCTTCAGTGCAAAATCACGATGGTCAGGCCTATTCCGCCCAGGAGAATCAAAACAAGACTAATGGGGCAACCTTCAATGGCGAAGGTGACGATGGTTGGGATAACATTGCCGAAGATGGTAGTCCTCGCTCGAAAACGGCCTACTATGGTTCAGGAGCCATGACCTATAAGGGACAACCCTTTATCATCACAGTCGGGGGAAATAATGCTGTTGAATCTGGCAAGAGCCTACCAACCAATATTTGGTTCTCAGCTAACTCTGTTGTCAATGTTCCTCAGGATCCAGGTCAACCACCGCTTGAACCGCAAGCACCAAGTCTCAAGGGACCTAAGGTTACCTGGCACAAGAACCTGGTGACTGTAGCACAGGAAGCTCCTCAAAAGCCGCAGACTCTAGAAAAGGCTCAGCCACAAAAACCAGCCCAAGTATGGGAAATGAAGACTAGCGGCCCTCAAGCTAGCCAACCAGCTACTAAGAGTGCTAGCCTTCCAGAAACCGGTGACAGACCTAGCTATGGCCTTGCTGCCTTCGGTGCGGGTATCCTAGCCTTTACCCTAGCAACCACCCTGGCTACCGCTAAGCGAAAAGAGGACTAGATAGGGGCCGTCATCAACTGGAGAAAATCCTAGTGCTGGGCTTATAGTTCAGCTGCCCTCACTCCTTATCGTCAAGCTTTCAGTATTCTGCTGGAAGCTTTTTGATTTCCTATTTTGCTAGAAAAGTGATAGACTAGGTCAAAAAAAGAGATGGGAGGTTATTATAATGACAGCAGATGAAAAAATTTTAGCCCTGGTTAAACTAGGCTACATGGACAGAATTCCAAAAATGTTCCGTGGTCAAGCTACCAAGGCGACCCTTAAGAAATTGCCCAATAGCATCCAGATCTTTATGCTAGAGCACAAGAAGATGGGGACCTTCCTGAGGATTTGGCTCAAGAATTGTCGGGCATCATCAATGGTATCTTCGAAGCCAAGATGAAAAAGCATAATTTTTAAAAAATCTAGTGAAGACAGTCCATTTGCGGGCTGTTTTTTTGCTACTTTGGTTTAGTTTCAAGATTGAAATAATTTTAATGAACAAAATAGTTGACAAATAAATTACGAGGTATTACTATATTTGACGGTGAGATAACGATTCAATGTGTGAGAGTATTGAATGATTAATGGGAACTCATCGAATAAATAACATTTTTTATTATCATTAGGAGGATAATAACATGACAACAAAAAAATTCAGGCGCTACACGTTATTTAGTAGCCTCTTTTTAGCGACCGTTTTTGCAACCAACACAGCCTTTGCTGAAGATGTTGCTAATAACGATCAAGCTAATCAACCAAATCCGTCACAAGAGCAGACAGCGCCAGCAACTGAAAATCAAGCAAATGATGGCAATCAAGCTGGAGCACAAGATGCTCAAAACGGCAACGATGCTGCTGCCAACCAAGAAGCAGCTGTTACTGATCCAACAGTTACGGAAATTAGCAAGCAAGATAATGGTGACGGAACTTCAACAGTAACATCTGAAGTGACTTCTCAAGATTTGGAAAAGGCTAAGGAAGATGTTTCTACATTCAACCAAGAAAATAAGGACGTTGTTAATCCTGCTGTAACTCTTGTCAAGGGAGAAACGCAGGAACAAGCAAGTGTGGAAGCTGCCCACGCTGATAACCAAGCCCAAGCTAAGGATATTGAAGCTGCTTTAAGCTCTCAGAAGGCTAAGATTGACCAGTATAAGACTGAACTGGCAAAGTATGAGGAAAGTCTTGCTCAGAAGCCTGAACTTGAAAAGAAATATCAAGAAGCCCTGCTTAAGTATGAAGAAGATATGAAAGAATACAAAGCAGCAAAAGTTGCCTATGATGAATACCAAAAGTTAATTGCTCAGGGTGTTGATGCTGGTCGTATTGAGAAAGCCCAAGGTTTGATTTACCAAAATGAACCGAATGCTTCTATCTCTTTAGAAGGTGTTAGCCAATACTTGACCAATGAAGCGGTTGCTAAGCACCATACAGATGGTATTCTGGACCAATTCAATACGGATAAGTACCAAACCGATGGCCACTATAATGCCGATGAATTTACCGACCAAAATCCAACCAATGGTAAAGAAGATGTTTGGTTCCGCATTCAAGTTGGTCAAACTGTAACAGCAACCTATACCGGACTAGAAAATTCCTACTATGATGGTAAGAAATTAAGTAAGGTTATCATCAACTATAGGCTTAATAGCACAACCAATAACGATAATGATGCCTTGGTTAAACTTTTCCATGATCCAACCAAGACCATCTTTATTGGTGCCCAAACTTCTAAGGAAGGTCGTGGTGATAAGATTAGTATTACTATCCACCCAATCTTCTTTGACCTAGATGGTAACCAAGTTGATTTGAGTAACAACAAGGCCATCATGGGTCTGTCTTCCCTCAACCACTGGATTACTGAATATGGTGATCACGTGGAGACAGTAGAAGTGGGAGACAATGAGTATATCCAAATCCCAGGTTCTTCTGTTCAGAATCACAATGGTGTGGCTTACTCTGA harbors:
- a CDS encoding lipoate--protein ligase; the protein is MKYIVNHSHNPAYNVALEAYAFRELVDEDELFILWINEPAIIIGRHQNAIQEINKEYTDGHGIHVVRRLSGGGAVYHDLNNLNYTIISNKSDEGAFDFKTFSKPVIETLADLGVKAEFSGRNDLEIAGKKICGNAQAYYKGRMMHHGCLLFDVDMSVLAKALKVSKDKIESKGVKSVKARVTNILSQLPEKISVEEFSDKILDKMKELYPGMTEYQLNEADLARIDQLYREQFNTWDWTYGQAPEYTVERNVRYTAGKINTFAKVENSVIKGIKIYGDFFGVLDVSDVERALLGSHYEYSDVLEHLKALDISHYFSGISQEEVAKAIVAS
- a CDS encoding GbpC/Spa domain-containing protein, producing the protein MGKKKLTQYSLLSGLVLTTLAAGQQVLADEATDTSANTATDNQASQVSTTGPQVKVIDQQTEGNKTTTTSEVTSPELTQAVNDVNSFNQANTPSTDNTNKGDTDKSGAQDANTTQSNVVVPPVTISQGETKTYATVEEADAANKAQAQEIQNTLAQYQKDVADYKEKLANYNKANEEYVAAKAAYDEKVKAYNDYQAKVKDLTNPENAEVAKGLVFNNEPNAVVSVDGVKQYVTKEAQGKHVQDEILQQFNTDKYSDSDFTSENPYAPNEDSWFKMNVGDTVTATYTNLGNAEYLGTKIGKVVTTYKLTDSTSNDGSAIVKLYHDPTKTIFIGAQTSDDPSKAIKADIQVKFYDENGNLININGDNSVISLASLNHWTTQYGDHVEKVLNIGNNKFVAFNDSSIKLNADGAIYSPNDNEFVNNGAALNSDGEDGWDKINPDGEKRTASSTYGAAAMTYNGEPFSISASGNNAEIPTAIWFAVNSLAVQKPGEAPVAPEMPKLSASKIVVNNAQVKQTADNEVPKPEEPTPETPTTPNTPTKPENPTPEEPSTPETPKTTTPTPEKPSTPAKPQAPSTSKEVAPKAQAPQPAAQPAQQAQALPQTGDANSYGVAVFGAGIVAFSTLTLLGSMKRKED
- a CDS encoding GbpC/Spa domain-containing protein, whose product is MSKKLKSYTLFSGLLLATALIANPAFADENQARTPNPDQNQVQGGQSNQAQAKQNQSSQDQNSGQVSSEQTQVTPVPNQAGNQTADTTYQVTSKELTDALASVDSFNQKNKLSGYQAVTVEEGQAQNQPSVTAADQDNKAQAKAIQEQLTAYQSEVDGLPAKQDQYQKDLAAYKDKQTEYQAQKAAYDDYKKQVEAGVDAGKIEKAQGLIYKSEPNALISLEGVDQYLTKEAVEAHSSDGFLDQFNTDKYKDPATDTYKAEEFTKNNPYSGKEDVRFKMKAGDTVTATYTGLENSYYDGKKLSKVVVTYKLNNSTNNENDAIVQLFHDPTKTIVIGAQTVKTGPDNNISVTIQPTFYDDAGNPVDLSDNKAIMGLSSLNHWTTEFGDHVEKVTVGGNDYIQIPGSSVQNHDGQAYSAQENQNKTNGATFNGEGDDGWDNIAEDGSPRSKTAYYGSGAMTYKGQPFIITVGGNNAVESGKSLPTNIWFSANSVVNVPQDPGQPPLEPQAPSLKGPKVTWHKNLVTVAQEAPQKPQTLEKAQPQKPAQVWEMKTSGPQASQPATKSASLPETGDRPSYGLAAFGAGILAFTLATTLATAKRKED
- a CDS encoding GbpC/Spa domain-containing protein, whose protein sequence is MTTKKFRRYTLFSSLFLATVFATNTAFAEDVANNDQANQPNPSQEQTAPATENQANDGNQAGAQDAQNGNDAAANQEAAVTDPTVTEISKQDNGDGTSTVTSEVTSQDLEKAKEDVSTFNQENKDVVNPAVTLVKGETQEQASVEAAHADNQAQAKDIEAALSSQKAKIDQYKTELAKYEESLAQKPELEKKYQEALLKYEEDMKEYKAAKVAYDEYQKLIAQGVDAGRIEKAQGLIYQNEPNASISLEGVSQYLTNEAVAKHHTDGILDQFNTDKYQTDGHYNADEFTDQNPTNGKEDVWFRIQVGQTVTATYTGLENSYYDGKKLSKVIINYRLNSTTNNDNDALVKLFHDPTKTIFIGAQTSKEGRGDKISITIHPIFFDLDGNQVDLSNNKAIMGLSSLNHWITEYGDHVETVEVGDNEYIQIPGSSVQNHNGVAYSEKDNQYKSHGAVFNGDGEDGWDSINDDGTPRSKTAFYGAGAMTYKGQPFTVTAGGNNQFLPTTIWFSANSVVSVPKDPGQAPEKPQPAEDPKKPLAPTTMTVTWHENIVKEVKIPVKPVIPQTTTTVERPKPQPKPQTPTTPIPVKMVEPKPAPVQKQATLPQTGDSNGYGLVAFGAGIVLYATLTLLGSRKMDQNED